The proteins below come from a single Cylindrospermopsis raciborskii Cr2010 genomic window:
- a CDS encoding AAA family ATPase: protein MKDLIIVSGLSAGVGIGVILTGIANGQASIGVLSSTAGAIMGASVVRKLEDDRNRVTLVKLEELKNRELTRQESTNLIQQIETLRPTVKQLQQDREREEENLVVLRGKLGNQQAELEFIRREWEQNQSRLEDITQTVANLTAQKQELENRISVINQENPRLLELEELRRAIEQSRIEKSALEGKISGLTSQLESLDSRRQETVSIELELRAKEIDLEKLTTQVENLKNQSQELEQRAADLELLRFTYDNIIKQNQDYEVKVNQLRPEIQRLELEKQQILHSIQENQNEYQKVQELREKLHSLRLSIADESSRLREVETETQTWQGKKAALEESNGHLQEQKQELERTISRYKHEIVEIENSAELALQPLKEKLWNNLPQIIKPRKQESEFIADFITRIRSQGLTFSTRTVNAFHTSLKVQDISALVILAGISGTGKSELPQRYANYLGAQLLTLAVQPRWDSPQDLQGFYNYVEKKFKPTDLMRGLYQYGQPDMQDRIVIVLLDEMNLARVEYYFSEFLSKLESRRNHATYLELDVGSLRIRENERRLQIPNSFLFVGTMNEDETTQTLSDKVLDRANVLTFGRPQNLKLRQENQGAAVQHHDSSYLPYSHFQSWVKLPNPNSEIVRSVKYFLNQANEVMEKMGHPFAHRVYQAITQYVVNYPQVESIESPAFKFALADQFGQKLLPKLRGVMVDEAHEQLEEMGRIIDDINDQPLITAFDKARKGRYGQFTWQGLVYEDEEV from the coding sequence ATGAAGGATCTGATTATAGTTAGTGGGCTTAGTGCGGGTGTGGGTATTGGTGTTATCTTGACGGGTATAGCTAACGGACAAGCTAGTATAGGAGTATTAAGTAGCACTGCTGGTGCTATTATGGGAGCTTCTGTAGTTCGCAAGTTGGAAGATGATAGAAATCGGGTCACATTAGTTAAGCTTGAGGAACTAAAAAATCGGGAACTGACAAGACAAGAATCAACAAACCTAATCCAACAAATAGAAACTCTTAGGCCAACTGTAAAGCAGTTACAACAAGACCGAGAAAGGGAAGAAGAAAATCTAGTAGTCCTGAGAGGGAAATTAGGTAATCAGCAAGCTGAGTTAGAATTCATTAGAAGAGAATGGGAGCAAAATCAGTCTAGATTGGAAGATATTACCCAAACAGTTGCCAATCTGACAGCACAAAAACAGGAATTGGAAAATCGCATCAGTGTGATTAATCAAGAGAATCCTCGTTTATTGGAATTGGAAGAACTCAGACGAGCAATTGAACAATCTAGAATTGAGAAAAGTGCTTTAGAAGGAAAAATCAGTGGGCTCACCTCTCAACTGGAATCCTTAGATTCCCGCAGACAAGAAACTGTTTCTATTGAATTGGAATTACGGGCTAAAGAAATTGATTTAGAGAAGTTGACCACACAAGTTGAAAATCTGAAAAATCAGTCTCAGGAACTAGAACAACGTGCAGCTGATTTAGAATTGTTGCGTTTTACCTATGATAATATTATTAAACAAAACCAAGATTATGAGGTAAAAGTTAATCAGTTAAGACCAGAAATACAAAGATTAGAATTAGAAAAACAACAAATTTTACATTCAATCCAAGAAAATCAAAACGAATACCAAAAAGTCCAAGAATTAAGAGAAAAATTACATAGTTTAAGACTGAGTATTGCAGACGAAAGCTCAAGGTTAAGAGAGGTAGAAACAGAAACACAGACTTGGCAGGGTAAGAAAGCAGCTTTAGAAGAGAGCAATGGTCATTTACAAGAACAAAAACAGGAACTTGAAAGAACAATTAGTAGATACAAACATGAAATTGTAGAAATAGAAAATAGTGCGGAATTAGCCTTACAGCCTTTGAAAGAAAAGCTTTGGAATAATCTACCACAAATAATTAAACCAAGAAAGCAAGAATCAGAATTTATAGCTGATTTTATTACTAGAATTAGGTCCCAAGGATTAACTTTTTCAACTAGAACAGTTAATGCTTTCCACACATCTTTAAAAGTACAAGACATTTCTGCCTTAGTAATTTTAGCAGGGATTAGTGGGACGGGTAAAAGTGAACTACCGCAAAGATATGCCAATTATCTTGGTGCCCAATTACTAACATTAGCTGTACAACCACGATGGGATTCTCCCCAGGATTTGCAGGGTTTTTATAACTATGTAGAAAAGAAATTTAAACCAACTGACTTAATGAGAGGACTATATCAATATGGACAGCCAGACATGCAGGATAGAATAGTCATTGTGTTACTGGATGAAATGAATTTAGCCAGAGTAGAATATTACTTTAGTGAGTTTTTATCTAAATTGGAAAGTCGCCGTAATCATGCGACTTACTTGGAACTTGATGTGGGTAGTTTACGAATTCGTGAAAATGAACGTCGTTTACAAATTCCCAACTCCTTTTTATTTGTGGGAACGATGAATGAAGATGAAACTACGCAGACCCTATCTGACAAAGTGCTAGATAGAGCTAATGTCTTAACCTTTGGTAGACCCCAAAATTTAAAATTGCGTCAGGAGAATCAAGGAGCAGCAGTTCAACATCACGATTCCAGTTATCTACCCTATTCTCATTTTCAATCGTGGGTGAAATTGCCCAATCCCAATTCTGAAATAGTTAGGAGCGTCAAATATTTCCTGAACCAAGCTAATGAGGTAATGGAAAAAATGGGACACCCTTTTGCCCATCGTGTTTACCAAGCTATTACTCAATATGTGGTTAACTATCCACAAGTGGAGAGTATTGAATCCCCAGCTTTTAAATTTGCCCTCGCTGATCAATTTGGACAGAAACTGTTGCCCAAATTACGAGGAGTCATGGTTGACGAAGCTCATGAGCAACTAGAAGAAATGGGCAGAATTATTGATGATATCAATGATCAACCATTAATTACAGCCTTTGATAAAGCAAGAAAGGGGCGTTACGGACAGTTTACTTGGCAGGGTTTAGTATATGAAGATGAAGAGGTATAA
- a CDS encoding AAA domain-containing protein has product MNFNEPNETEENKTEELDRGGFKRQLKKLIYTAAEISPVSQAQWEKLLEIYNFASLSIELIIQTICRNNAFYSQERLSLNFPSISPRIPLSANQQIALEMALSNSPITVISGTGATGKTSIAKNLAQVAIDSSHKVLILAHNLASLSPYYNLTNYPLVLSQQGDYYQKVINRLRYDNLAQAKMDYLPLHLLPDVELSKLRTPAKLERWLPIIENNSYQQLADILKLESEFQNLTQARLHLLAYRLKQLLPFLQEQLRLNQIYNHLSQAGIEEIARQLLANPQITITGTVAEFMQVENRLLWETSFDIIIVEEANRLHWIQLLFLAGLCKKLVLFGEDIPPRYGQPKKSIPYPYNCLQFNCFQWLQSHLSPAYVYTLKEQFRLHSAMAKIVYPSICNHWVYSQSHYIDNSLSGVNLSQINRRVVWQDVSDTMVGDKPIAENMIRFLEKLIRNHDGQVMSEIGMITFSPTQTDAIKEILPTISSIYQNQLFVGTAGEWSGKERKIIMVNCSGNPKDISVEDINIALTRAKDYLFLFGDCDVWLRYNSPLKALLYHPAVSQERQVVI; this is encoded by the coding sequence ATGAACTTTAATGAACCTAATGAAACGGAAGAAAATAAAACTGAGGAACTTGATAGAGGCGGATTTAAAAGACAATTAAAAAAATTAATATATACAGCAGCTGAAATTTCACCTGTTAGCCAAGCACAATGGGAAAAACTATTAGAGATTTACAATTTTGCCTCATTATCCATAGAATTAATCATACAAACGATCTGTAGGAACAACGCATTTTACTCTCAGGAGCGATTATCCTTAAATTTTCCTTCCATTAGTCCTAGGATTCCCCTGAGTGCAAATCAACAAATAGCATTGGAAATGGCACTTTCAAATAGTCCTATTACTGTGATTTCTGGAACAGGAGCAACAGGAAAAACCTCCATTGCTAAGAATCTTGCTCAAGTGGCTATTGATTCTTCTCATAAGGTGTTGATTTTAGCTCATAATTTGGCATCTTTGTCACCCTATTATAATCTAACAAATTATCCGCTGGTACTTTCCCAACAGGGAGATTATTATCAAAAGGTGATCAATCGCTTACGTTATGATAATTTAGCTCAAGCTAAAATGGATTATTTGCCATTACATTTGCTACCAGATGTAGAGTTATCAAAATTAAGAACACCAGCAAAATTAGAAAGATGGTTGCCAATTATTGAAAATAACAGCTATCAACAATTAGCAGATATACTAAAGTTAGAGTCAGAATTTCAAAACTTAACTCAAGCAAGACTACACTTATTAGCTTATCGGTTGAAACAACTATTGCCTTTTTTACAAGAGCAATTAAGATTAAACCAAATTTATAATCACCTCTCACAAGCAGGAATTGAAGAAATTGCCCGTCAACTTTTAGCCAATCCACAAATCACTATTACTGGTACTGTTGCTGAGTTCATGCAGGTGGAAAATAGGCTTTTATGGGAAACTAGTTTTGATATAATCATCGTAGAAGAAGCAAATCGTCTTCATTGGATACAGCTATTATTTTTGGCAGGATTATGCAAAAAACTGGTTTTATTTGGTGAAGATATCCCTCCAAGATATGGACAACCTAAAAAATCCATCCCATATCCTTATAACTGTTTGCAATTTAATTGCTTTCAATGGCTGCAAAGTCATTTATCACCGGCTTATGTTTATACATTAAAGGAACAGTTTAGGCTACATTCAGCTATGGCTAAAATTGTCTACCCTTCTATTTGTAATCATTGGGTATATAGTCAATCACATTATATTGATAATAGCCTATCTGGAGTCAACCTATCGCAAATTAATAGAAGAGTTGTTTGGCAAGATGTATCTGACACAATGGTAGGGGATAAACCCATAGCAGAAAATATGATTAGATTTTTAGAGAAATTAATCAGAAATCACGATGGACAAGTTATGTCCGAAATAGGGATGATTACATTTTCTCCAACCCAGACAGATGCTATTAAGGAAATTTTACCTACAATCTCATCCATATATCAGAATCAACTATTTGTTGGTACAGCAGGAGAATGGAGTGGAAAGGAAAGGAAAATCATTATGGTTAATTGTTCAGGTAATCCTAAGGATATTTCAGTAGAGGATATTAATATAGCCCTAACAAGAGCAAAAGATTATCTATTTTTATTTGGTGACTGTGATGTATGGCTAAGATATAATTCTCCCCTTAAAGCATTATTGTATCATCCTGCTGTCTCTCAAGAACGTCAAGTTGTCATCTAA
- a CDS encoding DUF2357 domain-containing protein, whose protein sequence is MKIYSNLFAYLNQSEPISNSTELSASDRPIIVLEPHEDLSLSSWFITIVPGVYQIGFPYLQPANLSYSDEHNWQDLRSVLNLEVSKKSYKLPIMGQVMDLETIKEEAEIEEWENRLGNRLDKTVSELIRLFIGMFTDIFSGENTVRFNMESHILLSRVPQKLQSVNLKDANLPIVISLDKKYQLRRKLELIGDKLRHQLRRQAESMPVGKIQEMDSYCLRDYIRRPGLTAVEKAGSKQELMGIQRYQDFNTPENKFLVYFTRYLHLSCFQYERSGAVQFRGEVRKIRLVIDLFQSQPIVNTIQNKNYQFTKPNYVLQQNATYKSFYQAYLEYVRKRYEKEKLWSFRNSLLADVVYIYFTAALLKFNHVNINAGSLVKSNLIADQGCYLTRNQNVTVRVFLQNQVYVFGLQKPAEISRGDWVLTLQIHQLDSRELNSTKLEFPIWVFWYVPSQDIISEMQKRSRSFDSFSQAIVLYLQENPSTYNSSYGENHNLQILSPNIRLMKLPENLTEQGFDPTVEIINRMITNLLKGN, encoded by the coding sequence ATGAAAATATATTCCAATTTATTTGCCTATCTGAATCAGTCTGAACCGATTTCAAATTCGACTGAATTGAGTGCCAGCGATCGTCCAATTATTGTTTTGGAACCACATGAAGATTTATCTTTATCGTCTTGGTTTATCACTATCGTTCCGGGAGTTTATCAAATCGGTTTTCCCTATTTACAACCAGCTAATTTATCCTATTCTGATGAACATAATTGGCAGGATTTAAGGTCTGTATTGAATTTAGAAGTTTCTAAAAAATCTTATAAGTTACCTATCATGGGTCAAGTTATGGATCTAGAAACTATCAAAGAGGAAGCAGAAATCGAAGAATGGGAAAATAGATTAGGAAATCGTTTGGATAAAACAGTATCCGAATTAATCCGATTATTTATTGGCATGTTTACAGACATATTTAGTGGAGAGAATACCGTAAGATTTAATATGGAATCTCATATTTTGCTCAGTCGAGTACCACAAAAGTTACAGTCTGTGAACCTTAAAGATGCCAATTTACCAATTGTAATCAGCTTAGATAAAAAATATCAATTGCGCCGAAAGTTAGAATTAATTGGTGACAAGCTACGTCATCAACTCAGAAGACAAGCAGAATCAATGCCAGTAGGAAAAATTCAAGAAATGGATAGTTATTGTTTACGAGATTATATTCGTAGACCTGGATTAACTGCTGTAGAAAAAGCTGGTTCAAAACAAGAACTAATGGGGATTCAAAGATATCAAGATTTTAACACTCCTGAAAATAAATTTCTGGTTTATTTTACTCGATATTTACACTTGAGTTGTTTTCAATATGAAAGAAGTGGAGCAGTTCAGTTTAGGGGAGAAGTTAGAAAAATTAGATTAGTAATTGATTTGTTTCAAAGTCAGCCAATAGTTAATACCATTCAAAATAAAAACTATCAGTTCACAAAACCAAATTATGTGCTACAGCAAAATGCTACATATAAGAGTTTTTATCAGGCATATTTAGAATATGTACGCAAGAGGTATGAAAAAGAGAAGTTATGGAGTTTTAGAAATTCCTTATTGGCGGATGTGGTTTATATTTACTTCACAGCGGCGTTACTCAAATTTAATCATGTAAATATAAATGCTGGTTCGCTGGTTAAATCTAACTTAATTGCTGATCAAGGATGTTATTTAACTAGAAATCAAAATGTTACAGTTAGAGTATTTTTACAGAACCAAGTTTATGTATTTGGCTTGCAGAAACCAGCTGAAATTTCTAGAGGTGATTGGGTGTTAACCTTACAAATTCATCAGTTAGATTCTAGGGAACTAAATTCCACAAAGTTAGAATTTCCCATTTGGGTATTTTGGTATGTTCCCAGTCAGGATATAATTAGTGAAATGCAAAAAAGGAGTAGAAGTTTTGATTCATTTTCACAGGCAATTGTATTATATTTACAAGAAAATCCATCAACTTATAATTCGAGTTATGGAGAAAATCATAATCTACAAATTTTATCTCCAAATATCAGGTTAATGAAGTTACCAGAAAATTTGACGGAGCAGGGATTTGATCCAACCGTTGAAATAATTAACAGAATGATTACCAATTTGCTTAAAGGCAATTAA
- a CDS encoding phospholipase D-like domain-containing protein, with the protein MKIQVRLSGKFERLLLNATQTTSVSLNYLIQEVQAISTKYQRRTPELLRHSFGLDFIPESVLINLCKQSRGAMRASDIYQVPALKLLKHIDSQLNDRDIQEYAYNFVCEEGSISLTAEDTQIPIFSGAVCEQMGNYLLTLQESDYPGLNSDFIQLLWNTSEDYWHNLPDLEKINYALKSHDLNNFFLNFDCHLSNNNFQQVKIWISIEELPLRLRSAITFLGFSSKIQEDYISNLTTDVQLLVDQYVSTYQHQPIGLPDEIQPNPSHGSQISFVIDSGKNRRTIHQIIDQASEFLLVSSYIIEDENLTELICHKSAKLPVYILTDLNNELLDRIDEQISDSMVIPEQYQITDERKKSCLRMVLSENIPIRSGAFHLKTYISEKAAYLGSCNLTRRSLDFNTEAGIVVSNNSQHEHLISYFQNFWYNHSKNEVIPDANSDGFRLRSVIYPHQRKYRKNHDNFLTSAQYQQDLIENLRNFPQNEQIRIYTRSFQPSREIAGYLGALNTRVFIDSSASMRYENFYRKSFNVQNIRKIDNLHAKITILGDKIAYIGGINFNFNIDFIFHNNPNLNHSNLHDLMYKTTNKMEINEIIDRLENLNLKI; encoded by the coding sequence ATGAAAATACAAGTTAGATTATCGGGAAAATTTGAAAGATTGCTATTAAATGCAACACAAACTACATCCGTATCCTTGAATTATTTAATTCAAGAAGTACAAGCGATATCTACCAAATATCAGAGAAGAACACCTGAATTGTTACGTCACTCTTTCGGATTAGATTTTATCCCAGAATCGGTTTTAATTAATTTGTGCAAACAAAGTCGTGGTGCTATGAGAGCAAGTGATATTTACCAAGTACCAGCTCTGAAATTGCTCAAACATATAGACTCTCAATTAAATGATCGAGATATTCAGGAATATGCTTATAATTTTGTCTGCGAGGAAGGAAGCATTAGTTTAACAGCAGAAGATACACAAATTCCTATTTTTTCTGGTGCTGTTTGTGAACAAATGGGAAATTACCTCCTGACCTTACAAGAATCTGATTACCCAGGGTTAAACTCAGATTTTATCCAACTACTATGGAATACATCTGAAGATTATTGGCACAATTTACCTGATTTGGAAAAAATTAATTATGCTTTGAAATCTCATGATTTAAATAATTTCTTTCTTAATTTTGACTGTCACCTATCTAATAATAATTTTCAACAAGTAAAAATTTGGATTTCCATAGAGGAATTACCCCTGAGATTAAGATCTGCTATTACATTCCTAGGATTTAGTAGTAAAATACAGGAAGATTATATATCAAACTTAACTACAGATGTTCAGTTACTAGTTGATCAATATGTGTCAACATACCAACATCAACCCATAGGGTTACCTGATGAAATACAACCAAATCCCTCACATGGGTCTCAAATTAGTTTTGTAATCGATAGTGGTAAAAATCGGAGAACTATCCACCAAATTATTGACCAAGCAAGTGAGTTTTTACTAGTTTCTAGTTATATTATTGAGGATGAGAACTTAACGGAATTAATTTGTCACAAGTCCGCAAAATTACCTGTTTATATATTAACAGATTTAAACAATGAACTTTTAGACCGCATTGATGAACAAATATCAGATTCTATGGTCATACCCGAACAATATCAAATAACCGATGAACGTAAAAAATCTTGTTTGAGAATGGTGCTGAGTGAGAATATACCTATTCGCAGTGGTGCTTTTCATTTAAAAACCTATATTTCGGAAAAAGCTGCTTATCTGGGATCCTGTAATCTGACTCGTCGCAGTTTGGACTTTAATACAGAAGCTGGAATAGTGGTTAGTAATAATTCTCAGCATGAACACCTAATTAGTTATTTCCAAAACTTTTGGTATAATCACAGTAAAAATGAGGTTATACCTGATGCTAATAGTGATGGGTTTAGGTTGCGCTCCGTTATTTATCCTCATCAAAGAAAATATAGAAAAAATCATGACAACTTTTTGACATCAGCACAATATCAGCAAGATTTGATAGAAAACCTGCGCAATTTTCCCCAAAATGAACAGATCAGAATTTATACTCGTAGTTTTCAACCATCTAGGGAAATAGCAGGTTATCTCGGTGCATTAAATACGAGGGTTTTTATTGATTCGAGTGCGTCTATGAGATATGAAAACTTCTATAGGAAGAGCTTTAATGTTCAGAATATTCGCAAGATTGATAATCTCCATGCTAAGATTACTATCTTAGGGGATAAAATAGCTTACATTGGGGGAATTAATTTTAATTTCAATATTGATTTTATTTTCCATAATAATCCTAACTTGAATCATTCAAATTTACATGATTTGATGTATAAAACTACCAATAAAATGGAAATTAACGAAATCATTGATAGACTAGAAAATCTAAATTTAAAAATCTAA
- the sodB gene encoding superoxide dismutase [Fe] codes for MAFTQLPLPYDFNALESYGMKAETFEYHYGKHHKAYVDNLNKLTEGTDLADKSLEEVIQISFKDASKAGVFNNAAQVWNHTFFWNSLKPAGGGVPTGVLADRISQDFGSFDKFKEEFSTAAATQFGSGWAWLVDDGGTLKVIKTPNAENPLVHGKKPLLTIDVWEHAYYIDFRNARPAFIKNFLDNLANWEFAAANLG; via the coding sequence ATGGCATTTACACAGCTTCCTTTACCATACGACTTTAACGCTTTAGAAAGTTACGGCATGAAAGCTGAAACCTTTGAATACCATTATGGTAAGCATCACAAAGCATACGTGGATAACCTAAACAAGCTCACTGAAGGTACAGATTTGGCGGATAAGTCTCTTGAAGAAGTAATTCAAATTTCCTTCAAAGATGCATCTAAAGCTGGGGTTTTCAACAATGCAGCACAGGTTTGGAACCATACTTTCTTTTGGAATTCGCTTAAGCCTGCAGGTGGCGGTGTCCCTACCGGAGTATTAGCAGACAGAATTAGTCAAGACTTTGGTAGCTTTGACAAATTCAAAGAAGAATTTTCCACAGCAGCAGCAACTCAATTCGGCAGTGGTTGGGCTTGGTTAGTTGATGATGGTGGTACACTCAAGGTAATCAAAACACCTAATGCCGAAAACCCTTTAGTACACGGTAAAAAGCCACTCTTAACCATTGATGTATGGGAACACGCTTACTATATAGATTTTAGAAATGCGCGTCCAGCATTCATCAAGAACTTCTTGGACAATTTAGCCAACTGGGAATTTGCTGCTGCAAATTTAGGCTAA